A part of Saccopteryx bilineata isolate mSacBil1 chromosome 8, mSacBil1_pri_phased_curated, whole genome shotgun sequence genomic DNA contains:
- the NEPRO gene encoding nucleolus and neural progenitor protein: MAALLQFPEPWNRVRIPKAGSRSSVTVQDPCATLDLCIAAVIKECCLLTLSLKNQTLDAETDVLCAVLYSNHNRLGHHKPHLALKQVEQCLKRLKNMNLEGSIQDLSELFSSSENQPVTTKACVIPSQPVVELVLMKILGACKLLLRLLDCCCKTFLLTVKHLGLQEFIILNLVIVGLVSRLWVLYKGVFKRLISLYEPLFELLQEISRIQPLPYFRDFTFPSDIVEFLGEPYFEVFKKKMPTASAAKGVTKLLNKLFLTKEQSLKCNEETSLRISKKAKQMKINIQNDVDLGQPIKNKKTFTEKSSELDVRAFCKQLKYRAIQEASFEFKHPQSQLKATKHSSQKVIGTSCAKRFVQRFQEAKTFTQLSEGIQKAILWCKSQKLKAQASFLGNKLLKSNRLKHVEAQGYSLPRKLECIKASLCNCLLRGSDSKTSKRHLRLRRSQSAFLLRQRKPQSKWQSVLLKETQQSLKGTQSSTDTSQRRLAHCAVLRTQLYPNSKQLLSNRVTKPVIQTKEKENHENPTGSNENKTDPWIMMQINKHNTSGIIKETDDIDDIFALMGV, from the exons ACCTTTGCATTGCAGCTGTAATTAAAGAATGCTGTCTTCTTACACTGTCACTGAAGAATCAAACCTTAGATGCAGAAACGGATGTGTTATGTGCAGTCCTGTACAGTAATCACAACAGACTGGGCCACCACAAGCCCCATTTGGCCCTCAAACAG GTTGAACAATGTTTAAAACGTTTGAAAAACATGAATTTGGAGGGTTCAATTCAAGATCTTTCTGAGTTGTTTTCTTCCAG TGAAAATCAGCCTGTAACTACCAAAGCGTGTGTCATCCCCAGCCAACCAGTGGTGGAACTGGTGTTGATGAAGATTTTGGGAGCCTGCAAGTTACTACTTCGCTTGCTAGACTGTTGCTGCAAGACATTTCT CTTGACTGTGAAACACTTAGGTTTGCaagaattcattattttaaaccttGTTATCGTTGGGCTGGTGAGCAGATTATG ggTTCTCTATAAAGGTGTTTTTAAAAGGCTGATTTCTTTATATGAGCCACTGTTTGAATTGCTTCAAGAGATCTCTAGGATTCAACCATTGCCTTACTTCAGAGATTTTACCTTTCCTTCTGATATTGTTGAATTTTTAGGAGAGCCATATTTTGaggtctttaagaaaaaaatgcctaCAGCTTCTGCAGCCAAAGGAGTAACTAAATTGTTAAATAAACTGTTCTTAACAAAAGAGCAGTCACTGAAGTGCAATGAAGAAACTTCACTTAGAATTTCCAAAAAAGCTAAACAAAtgaagatcaatatacaaaatgatGTGGATCTTGGACAGccaataaagaataagaaaaccttcACAG AAAAGTCATCAGAATTGGATGTGAGGGCTTTCTGCAAACAGCTGAAATACAGAGCTATTCAG GAGGCCAGTTTTGAGTTTAAACATCCTCAATCCCAACTAAAGGCAACCAAACATTCTTCTCAGAAAGTGATAGGAACGTCCTGTGCCAAAAGATTTGTGCAAAGATTCCAAGAGGCTAAGACTTTCACGCAACTTTCTGAAGGAATCCAAAAGGCAATTCTGTGGTGCAAGAGCCAAAAACTCAAGGCTCAGGCTTCCTTTCTGGGCAACAAACTCCTTAAAAGTAACCGTCTTAAACATGTGGAAGCTCAAGGTTATAG CTTGCCCAGGAAACTAGAGTGTATAAAAGCATCTCTGTGCAACTGCCTTCTTCGTGGCTCAGACAGCAAAACTTCAAAACGTCACCTGAGACTAAGACGATCACAGAGTGcatttttactgagacagagaaaaccacagAGCAAGTGGCAGTCAGTTCTTTTAAAGGAAACTCAGCAGTCCCTTAAAGGGACGCAGAGCTCTACAGATACTAGTCAACGGAGACTCGCACACTGTGCGGTCCTTAGAACTCAGCTCTACCCTAACAGCAAGCAACTCCTGAGTAACAGGGTTACAAAGCCTGTCATACAaactaaggagaaagaaaaccatGAAAATCCTACGGGAAGCAATGAAAACAAAACTGATCCATGGATCATGatgcaaataaacaaacataatacATCAGGAATCATTAAGGAGACAGATGACATTGATGACATTTTTGCTTTAATGGGAGTTTAG